A window from Drosophila nasuta strain 15112-1781.00 chromosome 3, ASM2355853v1, whole genome shotgun sequence encodes these proteins:
- the LOC132790439 gene encoding LOW QUALITY PROTEIN: intermembrane lipid transfer protein Vps13 (The sequence of the model RefSeq protein was modified relative to this genomic sequence to represent the inferred CDS: inserted 2 bases in 1 codon; deleted 2 bases in 2 codons; substituted 2 bases at 2 genomic stop codons), which produces MVFEAVVADVLNKVLGDYIENLDHKQLKIGIWGGDVVLTNLKIRENALDDLDLPVQLIYGYLGKLVLKIPWKNLYSQPVIVDIENLYALVSPNNNVRYNAEKEAKYELAAKKAALDALEAARKKELEKVQAKADAGFAEKLTVQIVNNLQVTINNVHVRYEDTTTTGNPFSFGITLHELELYTTDKNWDKCYMTERAPQVFKIANLSCLSVYMNCHGNLYGKQEKTTLSNTFEKDIAKKDFKPANFCYVLGPLSCNAKLKLNMNPELDVPAYENPKIDLSMEMETLNVGLTDTQFHNIMQLGDSMNRMQLGVPYRKYRPYDIPYKGHYRDWWQFAITAVLEHDVRRVRRTWSWKYMQEHRERCNTYGEKYKERELSKKPPAMLLEACNLLEQELDVFNLLLIRQRVNIEIAKQREAAPPENTGWFGGWWGGGAKKEQNDGNENIVSKFEAAMTPEEKAKMFKAIGYEENVKPQDAPIEYVAIVMNFKLIALDIGLYQEPRIAQADSSFDYHQMPSIMLLQFSMATASITQRPSAEAISVTAGMKELKLMGLTRENYTPMMVKSMVTDEFNLLDIFFETNPIDQKCNQRVKVVARPLQIIYDAETILSLLEVFKPPQNVNLSQLEQSAASQLVGIKERSATGMQYIIDQKSVLDADILLMPNVIVVPHGGRYVEHEKSLIVVSLGQVHVTTAPHHRIANSVQALHSLGSEKAEIMQNVMDNAYDRFIVKLNDIQLLVARPNENWQHVLSLAVSTDLHVLQPTSLEITAALCVVDDDPRLPKIKVDIVVPSVLLNITEDRVFEAIGVATSIPLPKNEDTVVQPILTRSRSSISNFINRELKKAQHHVGAKARGDXVDEIIQYTNVEVNFSLREVSLTLYQSYQPSELINVVSDPTTPFVTPDEERSANLSVKSLAGVDSDMLLRRTSLSSRHILSVQVLQLEASLAQRTYETVATLKLGGINIKQFDCIGDKEQVLDIIDTPRFAEDMMCLLTVSYTMADKISPEFSTKYNSTEQLVVANFEVLNIVLHQECLQRLLALVDNFQKRLEKIMVSTGPKDRYASAGDGDGIRHKLHVIMEDTETILTTAQHAVRRTPERRAARVESIKMRIVANLNEVSLKLTSRNRPLAWMHVKQFVSNVTLKNSYTEVNLGLKDIMVEDLNPHTIHKNILSIVGQDAFNCQVVLFNKEYTKDYNSDDMKITVDIGCMKIIFLNWFVAGVLNFLNNFQVAQQALSDASAAAAESARQNAMDAYEKATRMKLNVRIKAPIIIIPEDSKSNNALSLDLGLLELTNNTSEVRVPDMEERGVIDEIKLQLNDVKVTKVIIMDSDTPIEEDYDDVDAAFGLRSSQVMMNPMSFTLSVTRNLSSTWYKDVPELNLSGHLKSVELTLFMDDYALVMSILNHNLSEGNAEFPPEEVKAPEKPLPAEARRTRTTEDRVQSLITPVVEKVYEKLKFNFQFDGVTINLMEAEDRGLACFGIYFLSVKGTQLNNNTLSTSIVLCNIQLDDTRPGNKGKIRQYLSCKNWNISDKNEIIEACKKDPTYMVDVTAIIKENDTFAEVRVRGFDLIVCIDFLLELTKFLALPTDTTKEAPAVINPAQLETVARDSARTTKLSLEARMFHXXNAVDKSFNNNLKIAEQGPKKTMHLILHVDQPDVILVENLDDLNTNAIIFNAQAHLNYRSINDKQIINGQIDALKIFMCAFLPERRELTRHYILHPCVISLQGSTPEEEGMHISLKLSDIIINVSPATIELLNKAMMSITVGTAEKAAIEQQSHDFSQLWYPKAFSSRSYWFTKVESATEAQELDNVVAASDKGKTEKCVIEMPSITVVIESGMGYYTKPLISLDTRMTAVFNNWSRNLTAHGSLTLNMNYYNQILAEWEPIIELNEVVGRNGVSEYIPWELQFDLKIEKVTNEFDETDENQTTNIRIHSKETLEVTLSKTCLGLLSELGDAFSQAIHEKGLSKPDVVAPYIVENDTGVDITLDLSQGIFTLHEVHRGGHSINNSLVLQSDKEDHLVKPEDIQVCKVSAGGRVYLQTKDLSTIPEDMHEDYNLYVTISDLPLEVVLPVSKADTRYFPLTGFGKDHWAIVSEVTLEYGTTKVNIHGVVSIHNHFTTTISVFRRKSDLEYILVGQAKPGKVLNVPLHAIYSDSKELYFSLSGYRTSVQGIVWNNKPSELDYDQQLQCDPIDTYEALYINVKREKRDIYFGTSDKYRIMSVTYTLHLRPPLYLRNSLPIDIKVSVLGCSVRKSPANDENERGTQLSRYTDLDQYQGEDFLDYGEKEVNPGHVLHLPTVRMSKKGKESKSVLVVRLIGYLEKDWSYTTEISENNPEVAVWTFASYDSDVKMEMDLNVRTTNRHGSVMLTIYSPFWMINKTGMMLTYKTEIASVEVLYHPPEYSGPILFTAREKLFDKKRASIRIDNGEWSEKIPLDVAGSIGGVTCNANEQTYQIGVHNHLTQNSLTKQITFIPFYIMRNKCRFTIDLQELLRPGDPWTVLQPNQVEPLWPKTDSNHKLIVRVDDKITPAFDYTEVTCTLLKLDDSKHGGIHVDVQTTEGGVYITFTEYQPSLAPGLIINHTSQDIVYYEKNVKQEHVLKSKHNTMYAWADPTGPKTLVFGKDKHETDLRRDHIENIALPDGRKAFMVSFLDGMQRVLLFTELEEIAKRTETSGTLQTITQNIDLHIHGIGISVVNNESGLDILYLGVTSSGIVWESRKPNKKRFKEMTIQDTELMEAEYQRYLVHKSVNDVKTYKLDNKYLINFDSMTLTKQCDRRLKRSFYPAIWMSMKSSPFQKQLHLKINRIQMDNQFIDPVFPVVLAPIAPPKSVASSTTMKPFIECSMIERVIPNSQIKQFKYASILIQEFHFKVDILFLTAIAEMFAADVTDEQAAKLFRTDVESIELPLTAHFEQHSQQEQKNFYDNLHLGPLKIHVSFSMAGSDTTALPGFLGPLVQGVGVTLTDINDVVFRLAFFEREYQFFSQSQLVSEVSSHYTGQALKQLYVLALGLDVLGNPYGLVVGIKKGVEDLFYEPFHGAIQGPGEFAEGLMLGVKSLFGHTVGGAAGAVSKITGAMGKGLAALTFDDDYQRKRRQGMHNKPKNFHEGLARSGKGLVMGFVDGVTGVVTKPVSGAREQGVEGFFKGLGKGAIGLVARPTAGVVDFASGSFEAVKRATESTDEVKRLRPPRFQHYDNVLRPYCHGEALGNIMLKELDKGKFATTDSFIHCEEIVQKKEYLLVTNYRLIYTQRNEMFGVWVSMWSYQWEEISAVTSTGRGVQFTVQREGKRLLGGLFSSGESPNKLILVTDPRKRETLFGIIESQHKDSKYSHLPSSRYPTN; this is translated from the exons ATGGTATTCGAGGCCGTGGTTGCCGATGTTCTCAACAAGGTGCTGGGCGACTACATTGAGAATTTGGAtcataaacaattgaaaatcgGCATCTGGGGAG GTGATGTGGTTTTAACGAACCTCAAGATACGTGAGAATGCGCTCGATGACTTGGACTTGCCTGTTCAATTAATCTACGGCTATTTAG GTAAATTGGTGCTGAAAATACCCTGGAAAAATCTGTACAGCCAGCCAGTTATTGTTGATATTGAGAATCTCTATGCGCTCGTCTCGCCCAACAACAATGTGCGATACAATGCCGAAAAAGAGGCCAAGTACGAGTTGGCAGCCAAAAAGGCGGCACTCGACGCCTTGGAAGCAGCACGCAAAAAAGAGCTGGAGAAGG TCCAGGCCAAGGCTGATGCGGGCTTCGCTGAGAAGTTGACTGTACAGATAGTCAATAACTTGCAGGTGACGATCAACAATGTGCACGTGCGCTACGAAGATACCACAACCACAGGGAATCCCTTCTCGTTTGGTATTACGCTGCATGAACTGGAGCTGTATACAACAGACAAAAACTGGGACAAATGCTATATGACAGAGCGTGCGCCGCAGGTGTTTAAAATTGCGAATCTCTCTTGCCTGTCGGTATACATGAACTGTCATGGCAATCTCTATGGTAAACAGGAGAAGACGACGTTGTCAAACACATTCGAAAAAGATATTGCCAAAAAAGATTTTAAGCCGGCAAACTTTTGTTATG TTTTGGGTCCACTTTCCTGCAATGCCAAGCTAAAGTTGAACATGAATCCAGAGCTAGATGTGCCAGCTTATGAGAATCCAAAGATTGACTTGAGCATGGAAATGGAAACGCTGAATGTTGGACTGACGGACACGCAGTTTCACAACATCATGCAACTGGGCGATTCAATGAATCGGATGCAGCTCGGCGTGCCTTATCGAAAGTATCGCCCCTACGACATAC CCTACAAGGGTCACTACCGAGATTGGTGGCAATTTGCGATAACAGCTGTGCTGGAGCATGATGTGCGTCGAGTAAGACGCACCTGGAGCTGGAAGTATATGCAGGAGCATCGCGAACGCTGCAATACCTATGGAGAG AAATACAAAGAACGTGAGCTCAGCAAGAAACCACCTGCGATGCTGTTGGAGGCCTGCAATTTGCTGGAACAGGAGCTAGATGTGTTTAATCTTCTGCTGATACGACAGCGCGTCAACATTGAGATCGCCAAGCAACGCGAAGCGGCGCCGCCAGAGAACACAGGATGGTTCGGTGGCTGGTGGGGCGGAGGTGCCAAGAAAGAGCAAAACGACGGGAATGAAAATATTG TTAGTAAATTTGAGGCTGCGATGACGCCAGAGGAGAAGGCAAAGATGTTCAAGGCCATTGGCTATGAGGAGAATGTAAAGCCGCAGGATGCGCCCATCGAATATGTGGCAATTGTCATGAATTTCAAGCTGATTGCGCTGGATATTGGATTGTATCAGGAACCGCGCATTGCACAAGCCGACTCCTCCTTCGACTACCATCAGATGCCAAGCATCATGCTGCTGCAGTTCTCCATGGCCACAGCTTCAATTACGCAGCGTCCCTCGGCGGAGGCAATTAGTGTGACTGCCGGCATGAAGGAACTAAAGCTGATGGGCTTGACGCGTGAGAATTACACGCCAATGATGGTCAAGTCGATGGTAACCgatgaattcaatttgctggACATATTCTTCGAAACAAATCCCATTGACCAGAAGTGCAATCAGCGCGTAAAAGTCGTCGCACGTCCGCTGCAAATTATCTACGATGCAGAGACGATACTGAGTCTACTCGAAGTCTTTAAGCCGCCTCAGAATGTGAATCTATCTCAACTAGAGCAATCGGCTGCCTCACAACTTGTGGGCATCAAGGAGCGCTCGGCCACAGGCATGCAGTATATTATCGATCAGAAATCTGTGCTGGATGCAGACATATTGCTAATGCCGAATGTGATTGTAGTGCCACATGGCGGTCGTTATGTGGAGCACGAAAAGTCACTGATTGTGGTCAGTTTGGGTCAAGTGCATGTCACCACAGCGCCGCATCATCGCATAGCAAACTCGGTTCAAGCGCTGCACAGTCTAGGCAGCGAAAAGGCCGAAATAATGCAGAATGTCATGGATAATGCGTACGACAGATTCATCGTGAAGCTCAATGATATACAATTGCTGGTGGCGCGACCAAATGAGAACTGGCAACATGTCCTCAGTCTCGCTGTATCCACAGATTTGCATGTGCTGCAGCCCACATCGCTGGAGATAACCGCCGCACTGTGTGTGGTCGACGATGATCCACGTTTGCCCAAGATCAAGGTTGATATTGTGGTGCCATCGGTGCTGTTGAATATCACCGAGGATCGTGTCTTTGAAGCCATTGGCGTTGCCACCAGCATACCGCTGCCCAAGAACGAGGATACCGTTGTACAACCCATCTTGACACGCTCTCGCAGTTCCATATCGAATTTCATAAATCGTGAGCTCAAAAAAGCGCAGCACCACGTCGGTGCCAAAGCCCGTGGAGA CGTGGATGAGATCATACAGTATACCAATGTTGAGGTCAACTTCTCGCTCAGAGAGGTCTCGCTCACGCTCTACCAATCGTATCAGCCCAGTGAATTGATCAACGTAGTATCAGATCCAACGACACCATTCGTAACGCCCGATGAAGAACGCAGCGCCAATTTATCAGTAAAATCATTGGCCGGCGTTGATAGCGACATGCTGCTGCGTCGCACATCGTTATCTTCGCGGCATATACTTTCTGTCCAGGTGCTTCAGCTGGAGGCGAGTCTCGCGCAACGCACCTACGAGACGGTGGCCACCTTAAA ATTGGGCGGCATCAATATTAAACAGTTTGATTGCATCGGCGATAAGGAGCAAGTGCTGGACATTATTGACACCCCACGCTTCGCTGAGGATATGATGTGTCTGCTCACAGTTTCCTACACCATGGCCGATAAAATATCGCCAGAGTTTAGCACCAAGTACAATTCCACCGAGCAGCTCGTTGTGGCGAACTTTGAGGTGCTGAACATTGTATTGCATCAGGAGTGTCTGCAGCGTCTGTTGGCGCTCGTCGACAATTTCCAGAAGCGACTGGAA AAAATTATGGTTTCCACGGGGCCAAAAGATCGTTATGCTTCGGCTGGTGATGGCGATGGCATTCGGCACAAATTGCATGTCATTATGGAGGATACGGAAACCATTCTGACCACAGCCCAACATGCAGTGCGACGCACTCCAGAGCGACGTGCTGCCCGTGTGGAGAGCATTAAGATGCGTATTGTGGCCAATCTGAATGAGGTTAGCCTCAAGCTCACCTCGCGCAATCGTCCCTTAGCCTGGATGCATGTCAAACAGTTTGTATCAAATGTCACGTTGAAAAACTCATACACAGAAGTGAATTTGGGTCTCAAGGATATTATGGTCGAGGATCTGAAtccacacacaatacacaagaat ATCTTGAGTATTGTGGGTCAGGATGCGTTTAATTGCCAGGTGGTGCTTTTCAACAAGGAGTACACCAAGGATTACAATTCGGACGATATGAAAATCACTGTGGATATTGGCTGCATGAAGATTATATTCCTCAATTGGTTTGTGGCTGGTGTATTG AACTTCCTAAACAACTTCCAAGTTGCACAACAGGCGCTGTCGGATGCCagcgctgcagctgctgaaAGTGCGCGTCAGAATGCAATGGATGCCTATGAGAAGGCGACCCGCATGAAGCTGAATGTGCGCATCAAGGCGCCAATTATTATCATACCTGAGGATTCGAAGAGCAACAATGCGCTCTCACTTGATTTGGGTCTTCTGGAGTTGACGAACAACACCAGCGAGGTGCGTGTGCCGGACATGGAGGAACGAGGTGTCATCGATGAGATCAAGCTGCAGCTCAACGATGTCAAGGTAACCAAAGTAATCATTATGGACTCCGATACTCCTATTGAGGAGGATTACGACG ATGTGGATGCTGCATTTGGCCTTAGATCCTCGCAGGTTATGATGAATCCCATGAGTTTCACGTTATCCGTTACCCGCAATCTGTCGAGCACTTGGTACAAGGATGTGCCAGAACTCAATCTATCGGGCCACCTGAAGTCCGTTGAA cttACTCTATTCATGGATGACTACGCATTGGTTATGTCCATTTTGAATCATAATCTAAGCGAGGGCAACGCAGAGTTCCCTCCAGAAGAGGTTAAGGCTCCGGAGAAGCCATTACCAGCAGAGGCAAGGCGTACAAGGACAACAGAGGATCGTGTTCAATCCCTCATCACGCCTGTGGTTGAAAAGGTGTACGAGAAACTGAAATTCAACTTCCAATTCGATGGTGTCACTATCAATTTGATGGAGGCCGAAGATCGTGGCTTGGCCTGTTTTGGCATTTACTTCTTGTCTGTGAAGGGCACCCAGTTGAACAACAATACGCTGAGCACTTCGATTGTGCTCTGCAACATACAGTTGGATGATACGCGACCAGGCAACAAGGGCAAAATTCGCCAGTATTTGAGCTGCAAGAATTGGAATATTTCCGACAAGAATGAAATAATTGAGGCATGCAAAAAGGATCCCACCTACATGGTAGACGTGACAGCCATCATCAAAGAGAACGATACTTTTG CTGAGGTTCGTGTGCGTGGCTTCGATTTGATTGTCTGCATTGATTTCCTACTGGAGCTGACAAAATTCCTCGCGTTGCCAACGGATACAACGAAAGAAGCTCCAGCTGTAATCAACCCAGCGCAACTGGAAACAGTGGCAAGGGACAGTGCACGTACCACAAAACTAAGCCTTGAAGCACGTATGTTCCATTGATGAAATGCAGTTgataaaagttttaataataacttGAAAATTGCAGAACAAGGTCCAAAGAAAACAATGCATCTGATACTACACGTAGATCAGCCCGATGTGATCTTGGTGGAGAATCTCGATGATTTGAACACCAATGCAATTATCTTCAAT GCACAAGCTCATCTGAATTATCGCTCAATCAACGACAAGCAGATCATCAATGGTCAAATCGATGCGCTCAAGATATTTATGTGCGCTTTTCTGCCCGAGCGTCGCGAACTAACTCGTCACTATATACTGCATCCATGTGTGATTAGTCTGCAGGGCTCCACTCCCGAGGAGGAGGGCATGCACATCAGCTTGAAGCTGAGCGATATTATCATCAATGTATCGCCAGCAACAATTGAGCTACTAAACAAGGCAATGATGAGCATAACCGTGGGCACGGCAGAGAAGGCAGCCATTGAGCAGCAAAGCCACGATTTCTCCCAGCTCTGGTATCCAAAAGCATTCAGTTCGCGATCGTACTGGTTCACCAAGGTGGAAAGTGCCACTGAGGCTCAAGAGTTAGATAATGTAGTCGCAGCAAGCGACAAAGGAAAGACGGAGAAATGTGTGATCGAGATGCCGAGCATAACTGTTGTCATTGAATCCGGCATGGGCTACTACACGAAGCCCCTCATATCGCTGGACACACGCATGACGGCGGTCTTTAACAACTGGAGTCGCAATTTGACAGCTCACGGTTCTCTAACGCTGAATATG AACTATTACAATCAAATCTTGGCGGAATGGGAGCCCATCATAGAGCTGAACGAGGTTGTCGGACGCAACGGTGTGAGCGAGTATATACCTTGGGAACTGCAGTTTGATTTGAAGATCGAGAAGGTCACAAACGAATTCGATGAGACAGACGAAAATCAGACGACCAACATTCGCATACATTCCAAGGAAACTCTCGAGGTTACCTTGAGCAAAACGTGTTTGGGTTTGCTGAGTGAACTGGGCGACGCTTTCTCGCAAGCTATACACGAGAAGGGTTTGAGTAAACCTGATGTGGTTGCCCCGTATATTGTGGAGAACGATACGGGCGTTGATATTACACTGGATCTATCGCAGGGCATATTTACGCTGCACGAAGTGCATCGCGGTGGACATTCGATTAACAACTCGTTGGTGCTGCAAAGCGACAAGGAGGATCATCTAGTTAAGCCGGAAGATATACAAGTATGCAAGGTATCAGCCGGCGGACGTGTCTACTTGCAAACCAAGGACTTGAGCACCATTCCCGAGGATATGCATGAGGACTACAATCTCTATGTGACG ATTAGTGATCTACCTTTGGAAGTCGTCCTGCCTGTGTCCAAGGCTGACACACGCTATTTCCCCTTAACGGGTTTCGGCAAAGACCACTGGGCTATCGTATCTGAAGTCACACTTGAGTATGGCACCACCAAAGTCAACATTCATGGCGTTGTCAGC ATACACAATCATTTTACGACCACAATCAGCGTATTTCGCCGCAAGTCAGATCTGGAGTATATACTCGTTGGCCAAGCTAAGCCTGGCAAAGTATTGAATGTGCCCTTGCACGCCATCTATTCCGATAGCAAGGAACTGTACTTTTCGCTCAGTGGCTACCGCACTTCGGTGCAGGGCATTGTCTGGAACAACAAACCCTCGGAACTCGACTATGACCAACAGCTGCAATGCGATCCCATCGATACCTATGAGGCGCTGTATATCAATGTGAAACGTGAAAAGCGAGATATTTACTTCGGCACATCCGACAAGTATCGCATTATGAGCGTTACCTATACGCTCCACTTGCGTCCTCCGCTCTACCTCCGCAATTCGCTGCCCATTGACATCAAGGTATCTGTGCTTGGTTGTTCGGTGCGCAAATCGCCGGCTAATGATGAAAACGAGCGTGGAACGCAGCTGAGTCGGTACACGGACCTTGATCAGTATCAGGGTGAAGATTTCCTTGATTATGGCGAGAAGGAAGTGAATCCTGGTCATGTGCTGCACTTGCCCACCGTGCGCATG TCCAAAAAGGGCAAGGAATCAAAGAGTGTTCTCGTAGTGCGC TTGATAGGTTACCTGGAGAAGGACTGGTCCTATACCACGGAAATATCGGAAAATAACCCCGAAGTAGCTGTCTGGACATTCGCTTCCTACGATTCGGACgttaaaatggaaatggatcTGAATGTGCG CACAACCAATCGTCATGGCAGCGTCATGCTAACCATTTACAGTCCCTTCTGGATGATCAACAAGACGGGCATGATGCTCACTTACAAAACAGAGATTGCTTCGGTTGAAGTGCTTTACCATCCTCCCGAGTACTCTGGCCCAATTTTGTTCACCGCTCGCGAGAAACTGTTCGACAAGAAGCGCGCATCGATACGCATTGATAATGGCGAGTGGAGTGAGAAGATCCCACTGGATGTTGCTGGTTCCATTGGCGGTGTCACGTGCAATGCCAATGAGCAGACCTATCAGATTGGTGTGCACAATCATTTGACACAGAACTCCCTGACCAAGCAGATCACCTTTATACCCTTCTACATCATGCGCAACAAATGTCGCTTTACCATCGATCTTCAAGAGCTTTTGCGACCCGGTGATCCCTGGACGGTGCTCCAGCCTAACCAAGTGGAACCGCTGTGGCCCAAAACTGATTCAAATCACAAATTGATTGTGCGCGTTGATGACAAAATAACGCCCGCTTTTGACTACACCGAAGTAACGTGCACATTGCTGAAGCTCGACGACAGCAAGCATGGTGGCATCCATGTGGATGTGCAAACCACAGAGGGTGGTGTGTATATAACCTTTACCGAATACCAGCCAAGCCTGGCGCCTGGCCTGATCATCAATCACACCAGCCAGGATATCGTGTACTACGAGAAGAACGTCAAGCAGGAGCATGTCTTAAAGTCCAAGCATAATACGATGTACGCATGGGCCGATCCTACAGGTCCCAAGACTCTTGTGTTTGGCAAGGACAAACATGAAACTGATCTGAGACGCGATCACATCGAGAACATAGC TTTACCAGATGGCCGCAAAGCGTTTATGGTGTCCTTCCTCGATGGCATGCAGCGTGTGCTGCTCTTTACTGAACTCGAGGAGATTGCCAAGCGCACAGAGACGAGCGGTACTTTGCAAACAATCACACAGAACATTGATTTGCATATTCATGGCATTGGTATCTCTGTGGTTAACAACGAGTCGGGACTGGATATACTTTATCTAGGCGTCACCAGCTCGGGCATTGTTTGGGAATCAAGGAAACCGAACAAGAAGCGTTTCAAGGAAATGACAATACAGGACACGGAGCTCATGGAAGCCGAGTACCAGCGCTACCTCGTTCACAAGTCGGTCAATGATGTGAAGACCTACAAGTTGGACAACAAATACCTG ATTAACTTCGATTCAATGACGCTGACAAAGCAATGCGATCGACGTCTTAAGCGCAGTTTCTACCCAGCCATTTGGATGTCAATGAAATCATCGCCGTTCCAAAAGCAATTGCATCTGAAGATCAATCGCATACAGATGGACAATCAGTTCATTGATCCCGTATTCCCAGTAGTATTGGCGCCCATTGCACCGCCCAAGAGCGTCGCCAGCAGCACGACAATGAAACCCTTCATCGAATGCAGCATGATCGAGCGAGTAATACCCAACTCTCAGATCAAGCAGTTCAAGTATGCCTCCATTCTTATACAGGAGTTCCACTTCAAGGTGGATATACTTTTCCTAACTGCTATTGCTGAGATGTTTGCCGCGGATGTGACGGACGAACAGGCTGCCAAACTGTTCCGCACTGATGTAGAGTCCATTGAGCTGCCGTTGACGGCTCACTTTGAGCAGCATTCGCAGCAGGAGCAAAAGAACTTTTATGATAATCTGCATTTGGGTCCATTGAAAATACACGTTAGCTTCTCGATGGCTGGCTCCGATACCACAGCGTTGCCTGGATTCCTTGGACCGTTGGTTCAAGGCGTTGGCGTTACGTTGACCGACATCAATGATGTCGTCTTCCGTCTGGCGTTCTTCGAGCGTGAATATCAGTTCTTCAGCCAATCGCAGCTCGTTTCTGAGGTCAGCTCTCATTACACTGGCCAGGCGCTGAAGCAACTATATGTGCTGGCGCTGGGCTTGGATGTGTTGGGCAATCCTTATGGCCTTGTGGTGGGCATCAAGAAGGGCGTCGAAGATCTGTTTTACGAGCCATTCCAT GGCGCCATTCAAGGGCCCGGCGAGTTCGCCGAGGGTTTGATGCTGGGCGTCAAGTCGCTCTTCGGCCACACAGTGGGTGGCGCAGCTGGAGCGGTGTCGAA GATTACAGGTGCCATGGGCAAGGGCTTGGCTGCCCTGACCTTTGACGATGACTATCAACGCAAACGTCGCCAGGGCATGCATAACAAGCCAAAGAATTTCCATGAGGGTCTGGCACGCAGCGGCAAGGGTCTGGTGATG GGCTTTGTGGATGGTGTCACAGGAGTGGTCACCAAACCAGTGAGTGGAGCACGCGAACAGGGTGTCGAAGGTTTCTTCAAGGGTCTGGGCAAGGGAGCCATTGGTCTAGTAGCTCGACCCACCGCTGGCGTTGTCGACTTTGCCAGCGGCAGCTTTGAGGCTGTTAAACGCGCCACCGAGAGCACCGATGAGGTGAAACGACTGCGACCACCTCGCTTCCAGCACTACGATAATGTGTTACGTCCCTATTGTCACGGCGAAGCTCTGGGCAACATCATGCTTAA GGAGCTGGACAAGGGTAAATTTGCGACCACCGACAGTTTTATACACTGCGAGGAGATCGTGCAGAAGAAGGAGTATTTGCTGGTCACCAACTATCGACTGATCTACACACAACGCAACGAAATGTTTGGCGTCTGGGTG TCAATGTGGTCCTATCAGTGGGAGGAGATCAGTGCTGTGACAAGCACGGGGCGCGGTGTCCAGTTTACGGTGCAGCGTGAAGGCAAACGCTTGCTGGGCGGACTCTTCTCATCGGGTGAATCACCTAATAAACTCATATTGGTGACGGATCCACGCAAACGGGAGACTCTATTTGGCATTATCGAATCTCAACATAAGGATAGCAAGTACAGCCATTTACCCAGCTCTCGCTATCCGaccaattga